The segment AGGAGAAAGAGTGTTAGAAAAAAAGGAAGGGCAGCAAGAAGTAGAGGGGATTTCCGTGGCATGAATGTCTCAGCGGCGATGTGGGATGAGTAATCGTTGGCGATCCTGTCGCCATAGCCACATTATAAAGCGGCGCTATGTCCAATTAACGGCAGTTTGCGGGCTAACGAATCAGAGTTAAGGAAAAAGTAGAGGTCAAATTTCTAATTTTTACGTGCCCCAGGTCCGCTCCTTTTACCTATCTATTTAGGGTGTTTATGTCGCCGCAAAGAGGTGCGAAGTTTCTGCAAAGAAACGGGCAATGGGTAGAGGTTTCGCGCAGCGCAAAAGAAGCGGACGCCGCGCCCGGTGCGCGGACCATCAGCGCAGAGTTCGGTATGAATCCGAGATAGAAACCGCCGCGTTACTTGCCCAGCGACAGCAGCTTCTGGCGGAACATCTCGCTCATCGCCAAGACTTCGTCCGGCGTGAACTGCTCCGCGCGAGCGTCCGGCTGCAGGCCATTCTCCGCGATCACTTCATCGACCTGGCTCTTTTCGAGCCGATCTTTGAACGCGCTCATCAGCACGCTACGGAGAAACTTGCGGCGATGGAAGAAGATCGCCCGACTGAAGGTATGAAAGAACTCGAGATCCGGGATCCGACCGCGCAGCTCGTCGTCGACCACCAACTGCACAATCGCCGAATCAATCTTCGGCCGCGGCCAGAAGACGCTCGGCGGCAAGATGCGGACGATCTCGCAGCGACATTGCGACTGCAGCCAGACGCTCAGCGCGCCGTAGTCCTTGGTGCTCGGCTGCGCGATGATCCGTTCGGCCACTTCCTTCTGAATGGTCGCCGTCATCGAGTACGGAATGATCTCGGTCCGCAGCAGGTTCGAGATGATCGGCGTCGCGACGTTGTACGGCAGATTGGCCGAGAGTTTCAAACGTCCGCCAGGGATCTCGGCGATCTTCTCTTTGATCGTCTCCATCACTTCCGGGCGAAACGCGTTCTTGTTCTTCAACACGTCGAACTGCAGCATCGTGACGTTGTCGAACTCAAACAGCTCTTCCGACGCCAGCGTATGCAGATGCTCGTCGATTTCGACCGTGATCACATGTCCCGCTTCGGCAGCCATTCGCGTGGTGAGCGATCCGGTGCCGGTGCCGATTTCAAGGACGACGTCCTGCGGACCAAGGTCAGCCGAGCGAACGATCAGATCGAGGATGTTCATGTCGATCAGAAAGTTCTGCCCATGGCGCGACACCGGGCGAATGCCGACTTCGCGGAACCGTTTGGTCAGAAAGGAGATCGTTTGATTCTGAAATTTGGGCATGCGTCAGGCGAACAAGTCGCCAGGTGAAAGTAAGGAAGAAAAAAGTTGCGTGTCGTTAGTTGGTCGCGGCGCCGCGGAGTTGTCGTTCGACATACTTGGCGAGCAAATCGGTTTCGATGTTCACCTCGTCGCCGGGCTGTCGTCCGCCGAGGGTGGTGACCGCCAAGGTATGCGGAATCAGGGCGACGCTGAATCGCTCATCTTCCACGTCGACCAGCGTCAGGCTCACCCCGTCGACCGCGACCGAACCTTTGGAAGCCATCTGTAGCGCCAACTCCGGCGCGACGCGGAACCAAAACTTCGACCATTCGGCGTCGTCGTGTCGCTCGTCGACCCGCCCTACCCCGTCGACATGCCCGGTCACGTAATGCCCCCCCAAACGGTCGCCGGCGCGGAGGGCTCGCTCTAAATTGACCGGATCGCCGCCGGAGAGGCGGCCGAGGTTCGTCTTGCTGAGGGTTTCCTCCCCCGCCTCAAAGGCCAACTGGGAGCCGGAAATCTCGATCACGGTCAGGCAGCAGCCGTTAATCGCGACGCTGTCGCCGATCATGGCGCCGTCGGCGACCGGGCCGCACTCGAC is part of the Blastopirellula sediminis genome and harbors:
- the rsmA gene encoding 16S rRNA (adenine(1518)-N(6)/adenine(1519)-N(6))-dimethyltransferase RsmA — its product is MPKFQNQTISFLTKRFREVGIRPVSRHGQNFLIDMNILDLIVRSADLGPQDVVLEIGTGTGSLTTRMAAEAGHVITVEIDEHLHTLASEELFEFDNVTMLQFDVLKNKNAFRPEVMETIKEKIAEIPGGRLKLSANLPYNVATPIISNLLRTEIIPYSMTATIQKEVAERIIAQPSTKDYGALSVWLQSQCRCEIVRILPPSVFWPRPKIDSAIVQLVVDDELRGRIPDLEFFHTFSRAIFFHRRKFLRSVLMSAFKDRLEKSQVDEVIAENGLQPDARAEQFTPDEVLAMSEMFRQKLLSLGK
- a CDS encoding riboflavin synthase, which gives rise to MFTGLVEALGSIVAITRQGPGVLLLVECGPVADGAMIGDSVAINGCCLTVIEISGSQLAFEAGEETLSKTNLGRLSGGDPVNLERALRAGDRLGGHYVTGHVDGVGRVDERHDDAEWSKFWFRVAPELALQMASKGSVAVDGVSLTLVDVEDERFSVALIPHTLAVTTLGGRQPGDEVNIETDLLAKYVERQLRGAATN